CTATAAATGTGTGCTCTTATGTGCGCGTAtgtttgtattatatatgtggAGAGTCGCACGTTAATGTTGAAAATTCCGAGCTTGAGTGGCTTAACGGATTACGATTGCATTGTAATATTTCAGCTGCATTCCATTGGCTTGGCATGGCATGGTATGCCGTGGCAGTTGCGCAGCCGCACACATCTCAATGCCCGAATACCCATGCCACGCTTCTTGCATTCCATGGTGTTCAATCACcctgaatttttattttcatctcGTTACTTATTACTTTTTTCATACACAAATACCAATGTATGTACGGACAGACAAACAGGCACACATATGAACACACATACGCTCGTATTCGATGATAATGCTGTGGTGCTACATTTTGGTTATTGCATGTTGCATGGCCTGATACCGCCCCTAGCTTGTACGATGCACATACTTACCGGCTACGGTGCACTTGTATTCGTATTATATTACATTTGCTTAAATGCGGGTTCGAGTACTTTTTGATCTTacgaattttctttttttattaaaatatgttcaTATCTTCTTTATTCTCTATTCTTAATGCTGCCTCTGTGCTGGGGTCGTACGAACACAGAGAATGAGGAAGTGGAGTTGGAGCGCATTGCCACAGCCGCCCGACCTGGTACCTCAATTAAAACAGCATTCATACCACGACCAACCACAAGCACGCTGCATGCGCACACCACGGCTGCAATAAGAAATGGGCTACCTTTGAGCGAAGGCAGCCGCACTGCGAACGCGCAAAGCAAAATGAGCATGCGGCCTAAATCGGGTATGGTAAGTATAAGGATTTTctcgaaatttcatttttaaacaatcAAGGCATGTACTTCTACATACGACAGGTACGGCCTGGTACAGCTAATTCTCGACCAGGTTCTTCAGTCGGGAACCGTACAGCATCACGTTGTGGTACGGCTTCACGCATTCGCGCCTCATCTGCCGCCGCCTATACGGTCGGCGATGTTACCGCAAAGCTTTATCAGGCTTCGCGACTCAATCCCACGATATACGCCGAACGAGAAGCACTTATTAAAGCACTCTTTCAATTCCTCTACTATCACGAATCGGATGTACAAAAGGCATATTCACTATGCGAAGCAGTCATGGAGGTGCACAAACAAAAGCGAACTTCTGGTTCTACACGTTCGGGCGCACCGGTTGACTGGTGGTGGGATCAGCAAATAGGCCGGTGTCTGCTCGTCCTGCGCTCTCCAAGGAAAGCGGAGACATTTCTTGTGCAATCGTTGGCGGTATTTCCGCATCCCGATACGTTTTTACTGTTATCGCGTTTATATCAGCGTCTGGGTGAACCCGAACGTGCGCTCGACCTCATCGGTATGGCTGTGGATCGACATCCTTTCAATGTCACTTTTCGCATCGAACAAGGTCGTATCTTCGATGCTCTGTCCCAATCCGATAGCGCAATGCCAATTTATCGTCTCATTACTAAGCTCAATCCCATAAATGTCGAAGCGCTTGCAGCAATAGCATTGAATCATTTTTACGATGGAAATCCTGAGATGGCACTTATGTACTACAGGTGAGGCAAATTCTATACCGGCAAATGGCTCTTAATGATGACTTTAATTTAGGCGAATTCTCGCTTTGGGAATTCACTCGGCCGAACTCTATTGTAATATTGCATTGTGTTGTTTGTACGGCGGGCAAATCGACCTGGTACTACCTTGTTTCCAACGGGCTCTGCTACTGTCCAAGACAGCTGATCAAAGAGCGGACATATGGTACAACCTGAGTTTTGTGGCATTGGTAGGTACTCTTTAAACACACATCCAAACACTCACATAAGAGtatccaaatatatattttaagtatttaatatattcgtTATCCACTTCCAAGTCGACTGGCGATTTTCATTTGGCTCGTCGATGCCTTCAACTCTGTTTAACCGCGGACGCGTGCAACGGCGCCGCTCTAAATAACTTGGCCGTACTGGCGGCGCACTCTGGCGATCTTATGCGCGCCAAATCTTATCTCCACGCCGCGAAGGAAGTGTTCAGTAACAGTCCGGAAGTAAACAGCAATTTAGAATATATGCAAGCCCACTACAAACTCTAAACTATTGGCACAGTTAAAATCACAAAAGTTCCAATGGGTTCCTCGAAATCGAGTCTAGCAAGAAACGAAGATGATTAGAGAAACGAATTCGATGTATgtgatgtaaataatatttattgaaataaataaaataattatggaGTATCGAAATTCCTTTCGAAATGTCTAAGGGATCTGCAGCCAGGCATGTATGGCTTCCAAGCCCACTTGGCTAACTGCGCTGGCTTCCACAATAGTTAACTCCTGTCTAATTTCCTTTTGGAGcttctaaaaaataaagaaagacaggaaaatatgaaaattaatggtTTAAGAAGAGTTTGGCGTTAGAGCAAGTAGAGTAGCGTAAATTGTATGAACTTATACACTAGTCGGGGACAAAACGAAATGTTTCTTACAGATATTTGTAGCATAAGTAAAGCTTCGTTGCGCATCTGACGGTAGGCATAATCCATCTTAGCCAACACCAGCAAAATACGACAGCGCTGCAATCGAGGCTCGGCCAATATGGAATATAGTAGAACCCCTTCAAATACACAAAAGCGAAAATGGAGATTAATTTAGAACAAATGCCAATTGACCAACCTGCTGCAGAGATTTGACAAAGATTTGAAGTGTCGACGACGTAAATTATTTTCGATACTTTTTCGTAGTATTGTCGCCAGAGCGGTGCCATTGCACCACCAATTTCCAAAACGCGTATACATTTCAATGGTGCCTTCGGTTTTTTACGTTTCACCTCCGTTGCGCCGGGGTCATCCTTgccattattttgctttttctcATTTGGGTTTGAAGAATTCAAAAGTTTTGTTGAAAGATtgattgtgaaaatatttgtgcCATTTGTTGGCATTGAATAAGTCGTCTCATCAATAGAGTCCGGATTCTCTAGAGCCTTTAATAGGTGTGTTTTACCAGCACGCTTCGGTCCAACACAGATGCAGGACATTTGACTAACAAAGCTCGAATCCATTATGCTCTCTCGATTAACCTTAGCTTTTGTTTATAATCTTTCCTATCTCTTTTCCTAACAGCACTTTGCAATTAATGTTCTTTTATTAACTAACGGTAAATAAATTAAGGCCAAATAACGGTTGCTATGACGCCCTTTAGAATTATTATGATATCTGTGCAGATTTCGAACTTGCTTAATGGGAGGGCATCGAAGGTTTGTGGCCTAGATGGTCACAACTACTAAAATGGAAAGAATTAGCATGGAAACTCACACATATAAACTTTTCAACTCTTTAACCTTTTGTATAAGAAAAAGATGAGCGATGACACTTAGACAAGAGTTCCGAACAGATTTGTTTATGCGTCCTTTCATTCATAGGAACTTTAACTGAACAGTCTGGTAACTCTCTTTGGTAATTCACTGCCGATATATCGATCGTAGTGTAGGGTGTTTGTTGATGATAATTTCTACGTACATTGGCAGCACgaaaagaagaaaatagaagaagaagaaaaataaataatcagcttgggaaataaatttgcaaaataaattatgctgcaacatatataaatgtatatttttataaaacattagataacaatttattttattaaaaaaaatataaagacttGCACATTAAAGGAATTTGTGTTTACTACTGGCAACTCTTTTctgctatatttttaataattttgtgcaTCCTGTTATATAAGTACACTCTGTGATTGTGTACCAAAAAAGTCGCTCAGTAGCAACGTGTGTATTGttgtacttttttatattaaagtgtGTGTAAAAGTTTAGCGCTTTTAAGAATTAAATACGAAAATATGGGTACGAAAAGACCGGGCACAAGTTTagtactggcgcatgaaaacaAACGCACCAAAAATGATCTAATTGCCTACACCAATCGTGATAAGGCGTTGATGGAATCGGTTTGCATATTTGTGTACTTATATCTCAATAATTATCCctaataactcaatttttagggAGTTCGACGTAC
This portion of the Zeugodacus cucurbitae isolate PBARC_wt_2022May chromosome 3, idZeuCucr1.2, whole genome shotgun sequence genome encodes:
- the Ttc8_0 gene encoding tetratricopeptide repeat protein 8, producing MTTAVPLAPLAPLASLPATRMMMGTANSMSSASANAATAMASLSMQQTHSPSQPELEQLPQLQMPTTTSITIAALEWQYFQAVSLFRRRKYEKCVEVCTGMLRTGHETNVQMFNSSSESHEADAQFGRGVGGSGSLVSNNLNSTSGSRQGRSHNHNLKNNNSKYGSANGNNNKVSMPTWMMEGVWQLKMRALTQRVYIDDLETDDAFEGENEEVELERIATAARPGTSIKTAFIPRPTTSTLHAHTTAAIRNGLPLSEGSRTANAQSKMSMRPKSGMVRPGTANSRPGSSVGNRTASRCGTASRIRASSAAAYTVGDVTAKLYQASRLNPTIYAEREALIKALFQFLYYHESDVQKAYSLCEAVMEVHKQKRTSGSTRSGAPVDWWWDQQIGRCLLVLRSPRKAETFLVQSLAVFPHPDTFLLLSRLYQRLGEPERALDLIGMAVDRHPFNVTFRIEQGRIFDALSQSDSAMPIYRLITKLNPINVEALAAIALNHFYDGNPEMALMYYRRILALGIHSAELYCNIALCCLYGGQIDLVLPCFQRALLLSKTADQRADIWYNLSFVALSTGDFHLARRCLQLCLTADACNGAALNNLAVLAAHSGDLMRAKSYLHAAKEVFSNSPEVNSNLEYMQAHYKL
- the LOC105209785 gene encoding ADP-ribosylation factor-like protein 16, with amino-acid sequence MDSSFVSQMSCICVGPKRAGKTHLLKALENPDSIDETTYSMPTNGTNIFTINLSTKLLNSSNPNEKKQNNGKDDPGATEVKRKKPKAPLKCIRVLEIGGAMAPLWRQYYEKVSKIIYVVDTSNLCQISAAGVLLYSILAEPRLQRCRILLVLAKMDYAYRQMRNEALLMLQISKLQKEIRQELTIVEASAVSQVGLEAIHAWLQIP